One genomic window of Clostridium taeniosporum includes the following:
- a CDS encoding LacI family DNA-binding transcriptional regulator, whose amino-acid sequence MNIADIARIAGVGVSTVSRVINNHPDVKETTREKIWEIIKQNNYIPNNSARILKQNNTKNIGVLVKGVFNPFFSQMINVIGNIIDKSGYTMILEQNDYNFYQDVENLIGFVKEKKLQGVICLGGNFIEIKEDSFAGIGTPIVLTSVNTISNQGKKHYSSIGIDNIKVSYDTTQYLIKKGHKKIALILGDENDLGISWWRLKGYRNALKDNNIEIDDELELIGDYSCEKAYKQTMNLIKNRKEVTAIFALSDIMAMGVAKAVVDSGLKIGEDISIIGFDGMDESKYYNPGITTVNQPKKLMAERSIELLFSLINGTEENKQILLDTQLIERESCKDLSM is encoded by the coding sequence ATGAATATAGCAGATATAGCAAGGATTGCTGGTGTAGGAGTAAGTACTGTTTCAAGAGTTATAAATAATCATCCAGATGTAAAGGAAACTACTAGAGAAAAGATTTGGGAAATTATAAAACAAAACAATTATATACCTAATAATAGTGCAAGAATATTAAAACAAAATAATACTAAAAACATAGGAGTGCTAGTAAAGGGTGTATTTAATCCATTTTTTTCACAAATGATAAATGTTATAGGTAATATTATAGATAAATCAGGATATACAATGATATTAGAGCAAAATGATTATAATTTTTATCAAGATGTAGAAAATCTCATAGGTTTTGTAAAAGAAAAAAAATTACAGGGAGTTATTTGTTTAGGTGGAAATTTCATTGAGATAAAAGAAGATAGTTTCGCAGGTATAGGAACTCCTATAGTATTAACTTCAGTTAATACTATATCTAATCAAGGGAAAAAACATTATTCTTCAATAGGAATAGACAATATTAAAGTTTCTTATGATACTACACAATATCTAATTAAAAAAGGACATAAAAAAATAGCACTTATTTTAGGTGATGAGAATGACTTAGGAATTAGTTGGTGGAGACTTAAGGGGTATAGAAATGCTTTGAAGGATAATAATATTGAAATTGATGATGAATTAGAATTAATAGGAGATTATTCTTGTGAAAAAGCATATAAACAAACCATGAATTTGATAAAAAATAGAAAAGAGGTAACTGCTATTTTTGCACTTTCAGATATTATGGCCATGGGAGTAGCAAAAGCTGTAGTAGATAGTGGATTAAAAATTGGTGAAGATATTTCAATTATTGGATTTGATGGAATGGATGAAAGTAAATATTACAATCCAGGAATTACCACAGTAAATCAGCCTAAAAAATTAATGGCAGAAAGAAGTATAGAGTTATTATTTTCATTAATTAATGGAACAGAAGAAAATAAGCAAATACTGTTAGATACTCAACTAATCGAGAGGGAATCATGTAAAGATTTAAGCATGTGA